DNA sequence from the Janibacter sp. CX7 genome:
TTCGCCTCTTCTCGCCGTCGGCCTACTCGTCGCTGCCGGGGTGGCCGATGCCCCCGCACCCCGACACCTTCCCGCCGGTCGAGCACGTGCGGGCCTACCTGCGTGCCTACGAGGAGCGCTACGACCTCGACGTCCAGCGCCCGGTGCGAGTGCACGACGTGCACGCGACGCGCGAAGCGCTCGTGCTCGACACGAGCGCCGGGCAGCTGGCAGCGCGCTGCGTCGTGAGCGCCACGGGCACGTGGTCCGCTCCCTTCGTGCCGATGGTCGAGGGTGCGACGAGCTTTGCCGGGCGCCAGCTGCACAGCGCCCACTACCGGGGGCCGGAGGACTTCGCCGGGCTGAGGGTCGCCGTCGTCGGCGGCGGCAACTCCGGGGTCCAGATCACGGCCGACCTCGTCGACGTCGCCGACCGGGTCTCGCTCGTCACCGCGAGACGGCTGCGCTTCCTGCCTGACGACGTCGACGGCCGGCACCTCTTCGACCAGGCGACCGCGCGGCTGCGTGACCCGGGCGAGGCACAGGCTGCCTTCGTCGGCAATGTCGTCGCCCTGCCCCAGGTGCAGCGTGCCCGGGCCGCGGGTGCGCTGAGGGTGCGCGCAATGTTCGA
Encoded proteins:
- a CDS encoding ArsO family NAD(P)H-dependent flavin-containing monooxygenase, producing MRREVDVAVIGGGQAGLATAYHLRRRGIEHVVLDDRDEPGGAWTSTWPSLRLFSPSAYSSLPGWPMPPHPDTFPPVEHVRAYLRAYEERYDLDVQRPVRVHDVHATREALVLDTSAGQLAARCVVSATGTWSAPFVPMVEGATSFAGRQLHSAHYRGPEDFAGLRVAVVGGGNSGVQITADLVDVADRVSLVTARRLRFLPDDVDGRHLFDQATARLRDPGEAQAAFVGNVVALPQVQRARAAGALRVRAMFDRMVPEGAIIGRDLLELDAVIWCTGYRPALRHLRSLRLRTSEGVPQVVDNQSVRDPRVCFVGYGDWTGPASATLIGVGRTAKALAARLETQLGADR